Proteins found in one Clostridium kluyveri DSM 555 genomic segment:
- a CDS encoding UDP-N-acetylmuramoyl-tripeptide--D-alanyl-D-alanine ligase translates to MEHMSFDDIVRAVSGKVILKGKYKGHKNISTDSRKLQKGDIFIALKGEKFNGNEYVESASKKGASICIVDEVKFESEKISEFTTIIKVQNGNTALLELAEFYRSKLDVKIIGVTGSVGKTTTKDIIAAVLGVKFKVFKTEGNFNNQIGLPHMLFKLDNSYEVAVLEMGMNQRGEIHNMVKAARPDIAVITNVLRAHIGNLGSRKNILNAKLEITDFFSKENTLIINSDNDLLSTLEEKNFTLNRVGLGENSDVSAYDIVVEEDCIEFKVCKNNVKTEERFLINMPGKYNIVNSLLAISCGRLLNMSYDEIREGVKNIKLTSMRMEIIRKKEFTIINDCYNANPESMKAAIDVLKEFKSNRKIAVLGTMGELGEEAYKMHQEVGMYAGEKDIDLLIGIGEYKKDFERGFKSTNKKGNFMGFDKYEDLKDFILKYIERGDTILVKASRFMKLEIIIETLKKSSSY, encoded by the coding sequence TTGGAGCATATGAGTTTTGACGATATAGTTAGGGCTGTATCGGGGAAGGTAATATTAAAAGGAAAATATAAAGGCCATAAAAATATAAGTACAGACAGTAGAAAATTACAAAAGGGAGATATATTTATTGCCTTAAAAGGAGAAAAATTTAATGGGAATGAATATGTAGAGAGTGCAAGTAAAAAAGGGGCATCTATTTGTATTGTAGATGAGGTTAAATTTGAAAGTGAGAAAATAAGTGAATTTACTACTATAATTAAGGTTCAAAATGGAAATACAGCACTACTTGAACTGGCGGAATTCTATAGAAGCAAGCTTGATGTGAAAATAATAGGTGTTACAGGCTCTGTGGGAAAAACTACTACCAAGGATATAATTGCAGCTGTGCTTGGTGTTAAATTTAAGGTATTTAAAACAGAAGGAAATTTTAACAATCAGATAGGGTTACCTCATATGTTATTTAAATTAGATAATAGTTATGAGGTGGCAGTACTTGAAATGGGGATGAACCAGAGAGGTGAAATACATAATATGGTTAAGGCTGCACGACCTGATATAGCAGTAATAACCAATGTTTTAAGAGCACATATAGGAAATTTGGGAAGTAGAAAAAATATATTAAATGCCAAGCTTGAAATAACAGATTTTTTTTCTAAGGAGAATACATTAATTATAAACTCAGACAATGATTTGTTAAGTACTTTAGAGGAAAAAAATTTTACTTTAAATAGAGTAGGATTGGGAGAAAATTCGGATGTTTCAGCTTATGACATAGTAGTAGAGGAGGATTGTATTGAATTTAAGGTGTGTAAAAATAATGTTAAAACAGAAGAAAGATTTTTAATAAATATGCCGGGAAAGTATAATATAGTAAATTCTCTTTTAGCTATTTCTTGTGGAAGACTTTTAAATATGAGTTATGATGAAATAAGAGAAGGTGTTAAAAATATAAAGCTTACTTCCATGAGAATGGAAATAATCAGGAAAAAAGAATTTACCATAATAAATGATTGCTATAACGCAAATCCTGAATCTATGAAAGCAGCTATTGATGTTTTGAAGGAGTTTAAATCAAATAGAAAAATAGCTGTACTTGGTACTATGGGGGAATTAGGGGAAGAAGCATATAAGATGCATCAGGAAGTTGGAATGTACGCAGGAGAAAAGGATATAGACCTCTTAATAGGCATTGGAGAATATAAAAAGGATTTTGAAAGAGGGTTTAAATCAACTAATAAAAAAGGAAATTTTATGGGTTTTGATAAATATGAAGATTTAAAAGATTTTATTTTAAAATATATTGAAAGAGGGGATACCATACTTGTAAAGGCTTCTAGGTTTATGAAATTGGAAATTATAATAGAAACACTAAAGAAAAGCAGCAGTTATTAG